A single region of the Oryzias latipes chromosome 21, ASM223467v1 genome encodes:
- the tmem177 gene encoding transmembrane protein 177, translating into MASRFLTYSVLLQKYRTPLLVASCGGLFAANMFYHVCPDLSYRQLYQAWHKGAPVELSDKLERLFQEVLTDCRVKSPSSFSAFASFGFHPVGAGVPWLPAGVQIGIPANFNSTAADLSGITNRNIFINGKTVDWTTKTGSALKEALVFSPEAQKFAIAREVVRLQSGGPVLNAAVAPLCLGGVWVYSVLLKQVFGLHAGSALLRGVANMVALSIGAVSYFLTSDAVSQWTDYASDRHAARVSPQYAKGGVEFYDKILSRNKTLRSLMGRKGEEMYAPSGNLFPAHILQLKHTPYTSRREGLLALLKEDKV; encoded by the exons ATGGCGTCCCGTTTCCTGACCTACTCCGTGCTCCTTCAGAAGTACCGGACACCGCTGCTCGTGGCGAGCTGCGGCGGACTCTTTGCCGCCAACATGTTCTACCACGTTTGTCCAGACCTGTCCTACCGGCAGCTCTACCAGGCCTGGCACAAGGGGGCGCCGGTGGAGCTGTCCGACAAACTGGAAAGGCTTTTTCAGGAG GTGCTGACGGACTGCCGGGTCAAATCCCCCAGCAGCTTCTCTGCCTTCGCCTCCTTCGGGTTCCACCCCGTTGGCGCCGGAGTCCCGTGGCTTCCTGCGGGGGTCCAGATTGGCATCCCAGCTAACTTCAACAGCACCGCCGCCGACCTGAGCGGAATAACCAACCGGAACATTTTTATCAACGGCAAAACGGTGGACTGGACCACCAAGACTGGTTCCGCCTTAAAGGAGGCGCTGGTGTTCTCCCCGGAGGCGCAGAAGTTCGCCATCGCGCGAGAGGTGGTCCGGCTGCAGTCCGGGGGCCCCGTTTTAAACGCAGCGGTGGCCCCGCTGTGTCTGGGCGGGGTGTGGGTGTACAGCGTCCTGCTCAAACAGGTGTTCGGGCTGCACGCCGGCTCCGCCCTGCTCCGGGGCGTGGCCAACATGGTGGCACTGAGCATTGGCGCCGTTTCCTACTTCCTCACCTCAGACGCCGTCAGCCAGTGGACGGACTACGCCTCAGACCGGCACGCGGCGCGGGTGTCTCCACAGTACGCCAAAGGGGGGGTGGAGTTTTACGACAAAATCTTGTCCAGAAATAAGACCCTGCGCTCCCTGATGGGCCGCAAAGGCGAGGAGATGTACGCGCCCAGTGGGAACCTGTTTCCCGCCCACATCCTCCAGCTGAAGCACACGCCGTACACGTCCaggagggaggggcttctggctctgctgaaggaggaCAAAGTGTGA
- the LOC101171651 gene encoding ribosomal RNA processing protein 1 homolog A, producing the protein MASSQQPEVQLAQRLASNEKPVRTRALRKLKKYISAREGAAGGFSAEELLKLWKGLFYCLWMQDKPLLQEELSSQISNLVHSFPHTDKQLLFFQSFLQTMKREWTGIDRLRMDKFFQLIRFMFRQTFEVLKRNSWDSRAVTGFLELLGSQLLQSDSETPAGLQLHILELYLTELAAVGSAELTAEQNLTFIDPFCRTVAKTKNQMLFSAICRSIFSTIIDQAPFALEDLMREVGQAEESDPEDSEGGPKTQRGGDQGKLVNGKDSSEEEEEDLLPLDLESQLSGDEDIGPVLQFDYAAVADRLLALAGRGSTPGQNRRKLYRIVKVLKDLSEGVFPQDEYPEEVSTDEDDDMFGSRKRMKRAARLGRGEEEPAAGQKKASKSGSDVTKQQNQNNEPAEAAVKKKKKKKRKKEVLGDEVNSEDQTAADVKMAEERLQRASDPSEGPEETPELKAAEEELSTAVQKDQPKRKKSTKAELQELQELQQTSAPAETENRGSLMKKKRRRRRKSKVLGVEAEEASEPPESKDEAPAEITNKAKKMKAPAGPPVNGSPASVKAEAEGGVESSVVVPKRRKVSSIRMKKSPRAEEADQQKTGGPEVSAGALQQPEATGDEQKSGADVDPKPLESPEPGPVSPLKKRKKRKLSAAEQARGNAESLQAGEEKTPEVTVATAAKKKKMNGPQSQISEETRLTTELPSVDCQEKVKKRRRKKIPVEFEFEADELKEAAEGKMDAKKPQQVKKKPTPRSELKKVTFGLKNNQTAEFRKSDRSLLLSPEGSSRVPFDPEQKPKFGVLKTPPTTPITGKKRSKTKTSKTAKGPGKRRPLASDFF; encoded by the exons ATGGCTTCGTCTCAGCAGCCGGAGGTCCAGCTGGCCCAAAGACTGGCCTCCAACGAGAAACCCGTCCGGACCAGAGCTCTGCGCAAACTCAAGAAGTACATCAGCGCGCGCGAGGGCGCCGCAG GTGGATTCTCCGCTGAGGAGCTGCTGAAGCTCTGGAAGGGTCTCTTCTACTGCCTGTGGATGCAGGACAAGCCTCTGCTGCAG gaGGAGCTGTCCTCGCAGATCTCCAACCTCGTCCACAGCTTCCCCCACACCGACAAGC AGCTTCTGTTCTTCCAGAGCTTCCTGCAGACCATGAAGCGGGAGTGGACCGGCATTGATCGCCTGCGGATGGACAAGTTCTTCCAG TTGATCCGCTTCATGTTCAGACAGACCTTTGAGGTTCTGAAGAGGAACTCCTGGGACAGCAG GGCGGTGACCGGGTTCCTGGAGCTGCTGGGctctcagctgctgcagagcgaCAGCGAAACCCCtgctggactccagctccatatTCTGGAGCTGTACCTGACCGAGCTGGCCGCCGTGGGTTCTGCAGAG ctcactgctgaACAGAACCTGACCTTCATCGACCCCTTCTGCAGAACCGTGGCCAAAACCAAGAA TCAGATGCTCTTCAGCGCCATCTGCAGGAGCATCTTCAGCACAATCATCGACCAGGCTCCCTTCGCCCTGGAGGACCTGATGAGGGAGGTGGGGCAAGCGGAGGAGTCTGACCCCGAGGACAGCGAGGGGGGGCCAAAAACCCAGAGAGGGGGTGATCAAGGAAAACTAGTCAATG GCAAAGACtccagtgaggaagaggaggaggatcttCTTCCTTTGGACCTGGAGTCCCAGCTTTCAGGTGATGAGGACATTGGACCAGTCTTACAG TTCGATTACGCCGCTGTTGCAGACCGGCTCCTGGCGCTGGCGGGTCGGGGCAGCACGCCAGGTCAGAACCGACGAAAACTCTACAGAATCGTTAAAGT GCTGAAGGACCTCAGTGAAG GCGTGTTTCCTCAGGACGAGTATCCGGAGGAGGTCTCCACGGACGAAGACGACGACATGTTCGGCAGcaggaagaggatgaagagggcGGCTCGCCTGGGCCGTGGTGAGGAAGAGCCGGCAGCAGGACAGAAGAAGGCTTCCAAGTCAG GAAGCGACGTCACCAAGCAGCAAAACCAGAACAATGAACCAGCAGAGGCAGcggtgaagaagaagaagaagaagaagaggaagaaggaaGTTCTTGGAGATGAAGTGAACTCTGAAGACCAAACTGCAGCTGACGTGAAGATGGCAGAAGAGCGTTTGCAGAGAGCCTCGGATCCATCAGAGGGTCCAGAAGAAACCCCAGAGCTAAAGGCTGCAGAGGAAGAGCTCAGCACTGCCGTGCAGAAAGACCAaccaaagaggaagaagagcacCAAAGCGGAGCTCCaagagcttcaggagcttcagcaGACCTCGGCTCCAGCTGAAACAGAGAACCGCGGTTCCTtaatgaagaagaagaggaggaggaggaggaaaagcaAGGTTCTGGGGGTCGAAGCAGAGGAAGCCTCAGAACCTCCCGAGTCCAAAGATGAAGCTCCTGCTGAGATCACAAACAAGGCCAAGAAGATGAAGGCCCCAGCTGGGCCTCCAGTCAACGGCTCGCCGGCTTCTGTCAAAGCGGAGGCTGAAGGCGGCGTGGAGTCAAGCGTGGTCGTTCCAAAGAGGAGAAAGGTCTCATCCATCAGGATGAAGAAAAGTCCAAGGGCCGAAGAAGCGGACCAGCAGAAGACCGGAGGTCCTGAAGTCTCTGCTGGAGCGTTACAGCAGCCAGAGGCCACAGGAGACGAGCAGAAGTCTGGTGCCGACGTGGACCCGAAACCCCTAGAGTCTCCAGAACCAGGACCCGTCTCACctctgaagaagaggaagaagaggaaactGTCAGCAGCTGAGCAGGCCAGAGGAAATGCAGAAAGCCTGCAAGCTGGCGAAGAGAAAACACCTGAGGTTACCGTGGCAACagcagcaaagaagaaaaagatgaacGGACCCCAGAGTCAGATCTCAGAGGAAACCCGTCTGACAACTGAGCTGCCATCGGTTGACTGCCAGGAGAaagtgaagaagaggaggaggaagaagatccCCGTGGAGTTTGAGTTTGAGGCGGATGAGCTGAAGGAGGCGGCAGAAGGAAAGATGGACGCCAAGAAACCCCAGCAGGTCAAG AAGAAACCCACCCCCAGATCTGAGCTGAAGAAGGTGACCTTCGGCCTGAAGAACAACCAGACGGCTG AGTTCAGGAAGAGCGACCGCAGCCTGCTCCTGAGTCCAGAGGGGTCATCTCGAGTGCCGTTTGACCCGGAGCAGAAACCAAAGTTTGGCGTTTTAAAGACTCCTCCCACCACGCCGATAACCGGCAAGAAGCGTTCAAAGACCAAGACCTCCAAGACAGCGAAGGGCCCGGGGAAACGCCGGCCCCTGGCGTCAGACTTCTTCTGA